One genomic segment of Arthrobacter sp. Marseille-P9274 includes these proteins:
- the pcrA gene encoding DNA helicase PcrA: protein MDFLTDPAYDAPPAPALPTAQELLAGLNPQQEEAVKHAGSPLLIIAGAGSGKTRVLSHRIAHLLATRRARPGEILAITFTNKAAAEMRERIESLVGERARSMWISTFHSSCVKILRREAKNVGLNSNFSIYDSADTLRLITLVAKGLDLDPKRFAPKAIAHKISALKNELIDEESYASTANYSDPFQQAVADVYKGYAERMRQANAFDFDDLIAQVVYLFQAFPAVADSYRRRFRHILVDEYQDTNHAQYVLVRELTGAGDADTPAGELTVVGDSDQSIYAFRGADVRNIVEFEKDYPDARTILLEQNYRSTQTILSAANSVISRNPDRPAKRLWTAEGDGAKIVGYVGENEHDEARFIADEIDRLQDAGQVRPGDVAIFYRTNAQSRSIEDLLIRVGLPYKVVGGTRFYERKEIKDALAYLRVLVNPDDVVNLRRILNEPKRGIGDRAEYAVAALAERERISFMEALRRAEEAPGMATRSVNSVAGFVKLVDDLAEVASGSGPASALEAVLEQTGYLAALRQSNDPQDESRVENLAELVAVVREYERDNPEGSLGGFLEQVALVADADQIPDAPDDEGAKLAKDQGVVTLMTLHTAKGLEFPVVFVTGLEHGVFPHQRAMADPNELAEERRLAYVGLTRARQRLYLTRSESRSLWGQSQYYPASQFIEEVPAELIEWKREGARRPAFVGSSGAGSSRFGGSHWGAGRASGQQVAPQPLAPAAVRQGRVQPQKEVIALTVGDKVSHSSFGSGTVLSLEGAGDKTVAKVKFDVGEKRLLLRYAPLTKLD from the coding sequence ATGGATTTTCTGACAGACCCGGCTTACGATGCACCGCCCGCCCCAGCCCTGCCGACTGCGCAGGAGCTGCTGGCCGGACTGAATCCGCAGCAGGAGGAGGCCGTCAAGCATGCCGGCTCGCCGCTGCTGATCATTGCCGGCGCAGGCTCGGGCAAGACCCGGGTGCTCAGCCACCGGATTGCCCACCTGCTGGCGACACGCCGCGCCCGGCCCGGGGAGATCCTCGCTATCACCTTCACCAACAAGGCCGCCGCGGAGATGCGCGAACGGATCGAGTCCTTGGTGGGGGAGCGGGCCCGGAGCATGTGGATTTCCACCTTCCACTCCTCCTGCGTCAAGATCCTGCGCCGCGAAGCGAAGAACGTCGGCCTGAACTCGAACTTCTCCATTTATGATTCGGCGGACACGCTGCGGCTGATCACGCTGGTGGCGAAGGGCCTGGACCTGGATCCGAAGCGCTTCGCGCCGAAGGCCATCGCGCACAAGATTTCGGCGTTGAAGAATGAGCTGATCGACGAGGAGTCCTACGCCTCCACGGCCAACTACTCGGACCCGTTCCAGCAGGCCGTTGCGGACGTCTACAAGGGCTACGCGGAACGCATGCGCCAGGCCAATGCCTTCGACTTTGACGACCTGATTGCCCAGGTGGTCTACCTCTTCCAGGCGTTCCCTGCGGTGGCGGACTCGTACCGCAGGCGTTTCCGGCACATCCTGGTGGACGAATACCAGGACACCAACCACGCCCAGTACGTCCTCGTCAGGGAACTGACCGGGGCCGGGGACGCGGACACTCCTGCGGGGGAGCTCACGGTGGTCGGAGACTCGGATCAGTCCATTTATGCCTTCCGCGGGGCGGACGTGCGCAATATCGTCGAGTTCGAGAAGGACTATCCGGACGCCCGCACCATCCTGCTGGAGCAGAACTACCGCTCGACCCAGACCATCCTGTCTGCGGCGAACTCGGTAATCTCGCGGAACCCTGACCGGCCCGCCAAGCGGCTCTGGACGGCGGAGGGAGACGGGGCCAAGATCGTCGGTTACGTGGGCGAGAACGAGCACGACGAGGCGCGGTTCATTGCGGATGAGATCGACCGCCTGCAGGACGCCGGGCAGGTGCGGCCCGGGGACGTGGCCATCTTCTACCGCACCAACGCCCAGTCCCGTTCCATCGAGGACCTGCTGATCCGGGTCGGACTGCCCTACAAGGTGGTCGGCGGCACGCGCTTCTACGAACGCAAGGAAATCAAGGACGCGCTGGCTTACCTTCGGGTCCTTGTGAACCCGGATGACGTGGTGAACCTCCGGCGCATCCTCAACGAGCCCAAGCGCGGGATCGGCGACCGCGCGGAATACGCCGTGGCGGCCCTCGCCGAACGCGAGCGGATCTCCTTCATGGAGGCGCTGCGCCGGGCCGAGGAAGCGCCGGGAATGGCCACCCGGTCGGTCAACAGCGTGGCCGGCTTCGTCAAGCTGGTGGATGACCTGGCGGAGGTGGCCAGCGGTTCCGGTCCGGCGTCCGCGCTGGAAGCCGTGCTGGAACAGACCGGCTACCTCGCGGCCCTGCGGCAGAGCAACGATCCGCAGGACGAGTCCCGGGTGGAGAACCTGGCCGAGCTGGTCGCGGTGGTCCGCGAATACGAGCGGGACAACCCCGAGGGCTCGCTCGGCGGCTTCCTGGAGCAGGTGGCGCTCGTGGCGGACGCGGACCAGATTCCGGACGCGCCGGACGACGAGGGGGCGAAGCTCGCCAAGGACCAGGGCGTGGTGACGCTGATGACCCTGCACACGGCCAAGGGCCTGGAGTTCCCGGTTGTCTTCGTCACCGGCCTCGAGCACGGCGTGTTCCCGCACCAGCGGGCGATGGCGGACCCGAACGAACTGGCGGAGGAACGCCGGCTGGCCTATGTGGGGCTGACCCGGGCCCGCCAGCGGCTGTACCTGACCCGGTCCGAATCGCGCAGCCTGTGGGGACAGAGCCAGTACTACCCGGCCAGCCAGTTCATCGAAGAGGTCCCCGCCGAGCTGATCGAGTGGAAGCGGGAAGGGGCCCGGCGTCCGGCCTTCGTGGGCTCGAGTGGCGCCGGCTCCAGCCGCTTCGGAGGATCCCACTGGGGCGCCGGCCGCGCCTCCGGCCAGCAGGTTGCCCCGCAGCCCCTGGCCCCCGCGGCCGTGCGCCAGGGGCGGGTCCAGCCGCAGAAGGAAGTCATCGCCCTAACCGTCGGGGACAAAGTCAGCCACAGCAGCTTCGGCAGCGGCACCGTGCTGTCACTGGAGGGTGCGGGCGACAAGACTGTGGCGAAGGTCAAGTTCGACGTCGGAGAGAAGCGGCTGCTGCTGCGCTACGCGCCGCTGACGAAGCTGGACTAG
- the fdhD gene encoding formate dehydrogenase accessory sulfurtransferase FdhD yields MGRVTQRRKVLKLSLAGPPRRREDIMAAEEPLEIRLGRKPFSVTMRTPGDDFDLVAGFLVSEGVVWQPEQLGAMRFCAGEDEDGRQTYNVIEAQLAPGVPLPDTSLERHVYTSSSCGICGTASIDAVTKNSHFGLEPPPEGGGLALETLLALPDQLRRRQQVFERTGGVHAAGLFTFDGELLCLREDVGRHNAVDKVIGWALREGRLPLRGTVLQVSGRASFELVQKAYLAGIPVLSAVSAPSSLAVELAEETGLTLAGFSRGETVNVYSHPGRLVRAGVEISV; encoded by the coding sequence ATGGGACGCGTAACGCAGCGCCGGAAGGTGCTCAAACTCAGCCTGGCTGGCCCGCCGCGGCGCCGGGAAGACATCATGGCGGCCGAAGAGCCGCTGGAAATCCGGCTGGGCCGCAAGCCTTTCAGCGTCACGATGCGCACGCCGGGCGACGACTTCGACCTGGTCGCCGGCTTCCTCGTCTCCGAGGGCGTCGTCTGGCAGCCCGAGCAGCTCGGCGCGATGCGGTTCTGCGCCGGCGAGGACGAGGATGGCCGGCAGACCTACAACGTCATCGAGGCGCAGCTGGCCCCGGGCGTGCCGCTGCCGGACACCTCGCTGGAGCGGCATGTATATACCTCCAGTTCCTGCGGGATCTGCGGCACGGCGTCCATCGATGCGGTCACCAAGAATTCGCACTTCGGGCTGGAACCGCCGCCGGAGGGCGGCGGCCTGGCATTGGAGACGCTGCTGGCGCTGCCGGACCAGCTGCGGCGTCGCCAGCAGGTGTTCGAGCGCACCGGGGGAGTGCACGCGGCCGGGCTGTTTACGTTCGACGGCGAACTGCTGTGCCTGCGCGAAGACGTCGGACGACACAATGCGGTGGACAAGGTCATCGGCTGGGCCCTGCGTGAGGGCCGCCTGCCGCTGCGCGGGACGGTGCTGCAGGTCTCGGGCCGGGCCTCGTTCGAACTGGTGCAGAAGGCCTACCTGGCCGGAATTCCGGTGCTCTCCGCGGTGAGTGCGCCGTCCTCGCTCGCCGTCGAACTGGCGGAAGAAACGGGCCTGACCCTCGCCGGCTTCAGCCGCGGTGAGACGGTCAACGTCTACTCGCACCCGGGGCGGCTGGTCCGTGCCGGAGTCGAGATTTCCGTGTGA
- a CDS encoding mechanosensitive ion channel family protein, with translation MDFIAVDGADVAAMGSLDFWLDKPLRVSVIIIGAFLLNLAVRIVIRRTTGKIADGETAKLEKLETAKVGKKDPRYWLMQDSPIAVVRRAQRAKTIGSVLRSIATVAISAIGILMVMTELGFNLAPLLASAGIAGVAIGFGAQTLVKDYLSGLFMVAEDQYGIGDVVDLGEASGTVESVGLRVTQVRAVDGTLWHVRNGEILRVGNSSQGWARAVLDIPVPYDADVEKVSDLILRSAKELREDDEYSRVILDDPELWGVEALTGESITIRLAIRTKPLEQWGVARAMRARLKLDLDRAGLRIPLLNQTVIRDGGTTVPAGSESHADAAESAAQPAR, from the coding sequence ATGGATTTTATCGCGGTGGATGGCGCCGACGTTGCGGCAATGGGTTCCTTGGATTTCTGGCTGGATAAGCCGCTCCGTGTCAGCGTCATCATCATCGGGGCGTTCCTGCTGAACCTGGCCGTGCGCATCGTCATCCGCCGCACCACGGGGAAGATCGCCGACGGGGAAACCGCCAAGCTGGAGAAGCTGGAAACGGCCAAGGTCGGCAAGAAGGACCCGCGCTACTGGCTGATGCAGGATTCCCCGATCGCCGTGGTCCGGCGTGCCCAGCGCGCCAAGACAATCGGCTCGGTGCTGCGCTCCATCGCCACGGTGGCGATCTCCGCTATCGGCATCCTCATGGTCATGACCGAGCTCGGCTTCAACCTCGCCCCCCTGCTGGCCAGCGCCGGTATCGCGGGCGTCGCCATCGGTTTCGGTGCCCAGACCCTGGTCAAGGACTACCTGTCCGGCCTGTTCATGGTGGCCGAGGACCAGTACGGCATCGGCGACGTCGTGGACCTCGGTGAAGCCTCCGGAACGGTGGAATCCGTCGGGCTGCGGGTGACCCAGGTCCGCGCCGTCGACGGAACGCTCTGGCACGTGCGCAACGGCGAGATCCTGCGTGTGGGCAACTCCTCGCAGGGCTGGGCCCGGGCTGTGCTGGACATTCCCGTGCCCTACGACGCCGACGTCGAAAAGGTCAGCGACCTGATCCTGCGGTCCGCGAAGGAACTGCGCGAGGACGACGAGTACAGCCGCGTGATCCTCGACGATCCGGAGCTCTGGGGCGTCGAGGCGCTCACGGGTGAATCCATCACGATCCGGCTCGCAATCCGCACCAAGCCGCTGGAACAGTGGGGCGTGGCCCGCGCCATGCGTGCCCGGCTCAAGCTGGACCTGGACCGCGCCGGCCTGCGGATTCCGCTGCTGAACCAGACCGTGATCCGCGACGGCGGCACCACCGTTCCGGCCGGATCCGAGAGCCATGCGGACGCCGCGGAAAGCGCCGCGCAGCCCGCGCGCTAG
- a CDS encoding ABC transporter ATP-binding protein, with the protein MSMEGAAWSSVYRLSHSSDKGKHGFSKETIKRTLAFAAPYKGKLIFFVAMSIVTAALAVATPVLAGRVVDAIVARSEVGTVIWLAVIIAAVAVADAGLSMVTRWISSSLGEDVILDLRTAVFDHVQKMPIAFFTRTRTGALVSRLNNDVIGAQRAFAGTLSGVVSNFVSLVLTLIVMLTTSWQVTLLALILLPVFLLPARRMGSRLADMRREAADHNSAMSTQMTERFSAPGATLVKLFGRPAEESREFKVRAERVRNIGVKSAVLQWTFVTALTLVSALALALVYGLGGFYAIVGQLDPGDVVVLALLLTRLYAPLTGLANARVEISSALVSFERVFEVLDLDPLIKEKPDAVDVPEGPVTVEFRDVTFAYPSADKVSLASLEEVAVLDTRGGEEVLHGISFRVEPGETVALVGSSGAGKSTIASLLARLYDVDQGAVELSGRDVRDLSFDALRGTIGMVTQDGHLFHDTIRANLALARPEATDEELWEVLRRARLEPLVRSLPDGLETMVGERGYRLSGGERQRMTIARLLIAQPHVVILDEATAALDSTNEAAVQAALTEALAGRTAVVIAHRLSTIRSADKILVVEGGRIIEQGTHPELLAQAGRYAELYRTQFQTEEAPVR; encoded by the coding sequence ATGTCCATGGAAGGCGCAGCCTGGAGTTCGGTCTACCGGCTGTCACATTCGTCGGACAAGGGGAAGCACGGCTTTTCCAAGGAGACCATCAAACGGACCTTGGCGTTCGCCGCGCCCTACAAGGGCAAGCTGATCTTCTTTGTCGCCATGTCCATCGTTACGGCCGCTCTGGCCGTCGCGACGCCGGTGCTGGCCGGCCGGGTAGTGGACGCCATCGTGGCCCGTTCCGAAGTCGGCACGGTGATCTGGCTCGCGGTGATCATCGCCGCCGTCGCCGTTGCCGATGCCGGGCTGAGCATGGTGACCCGCTGGATCTCCTCCAGCCTGGGAGAGGACGTAATCCTCGACCTGCGCACGGCGGTCTTCGACCATGTGCAGAAGATGCCGATCGCCTTCTTCACCCGGACCAGGACCGGCGCGCTGGTGAGCCGGCTGAACAATGACGTGATCGGCGCGCAGCGCGCCTTCGCCGGAACCCTGTCCGGCGTGGTGAGCAACTTCGTCTCCCTGGTGCTGACGCTAATCGTGATGCTGACGACCTCGTGGCAGGTGACGCTGCTGGCGCTCATCCTGCTGCCGGTCTTCCTGCTGCCGGCGCGGCGGATGGGTTCGCGGCTGGCCGACATGCGGCGCGAGGCCGCGGACCACAACTCGGCCATGAGCACCCAGATGACCGAGCGCTTCTCGGCCCCCGGCGCCACGCTGGTCAAGCTGTTCGGCCGGCCCGCGGAGGAGTCCCGCGAGTTCAAGGTCCGCGCCGAGCGGGTGCGCAACATCGGCGTGAAGTCGGCGGTGCTGCAGTGGACCTTCGTCACGGCACTCACGCTCGTTTCCGCGCTGGCGCTGGCGCTGGTCTACGGGCTCGGCGGCTTCTACGCGATCGTCGGCCAGCTGGATCCGGGCGACGTGGTGGTGCTGGCGCTGCTGCTGACCCGCCTGTACGCCCCGCTCACCGGCCTGGCCAACGCGCGGGTGGAAATCTCCTCGGCGCTGGTGAGCTTCGAGCGGGTCTTCGAGGTCCTGGACCTGGACCCGCTGATCAAGGAGAAGCCGGATGCGGTTGATGTCCCGGAGGGCCCGGTCACCGTGGAGTTCCGGGACGTGACGTTCGCCTACCCCTCGGCCGACAAGGTATCGCTGGCGTCGCTCGAGGAGGTGGCGGTCCTCGACACCCGCGGCGGCGAGGAGGTCCTGCACGGGATCAGCTTCCGCGTGGAGCCGGGGGAGACGGTGGCGCTGGTGGGTTCCTCCGGCGCCGGCAAGTCCACCATTGCGTCCCTGCTGGCGCGGCTCTACGACGTCGACCAGGGGGCCGTGGAGCTGTCCGGACGCGACGTGCGGGACCTGAGCTTCGACGCGCTACGCGGCACCATCGGCATGGTAACCCAGGACGGGCATCTCTTCCACGACACCATCCGGGCCAACCTCGCCCTCGCCCGCCCGGAGGCCACGGACGAGGAGCTGTGGGAGGTGCTGCGGCGCGCCCGGCTGGAGCCGCTGGTGCGCAGCCTCCCGGACGGGCTGGAGACCATGGTCGGGGAGCGCGGCTACCGGCTCTCCGGCGGTGAGCGGCAGCGCATGACGATTGCGCGGCTGCTGATTGCCCAGCCGCACGTCGTGATCCTCGACGAGGCGACGGCGGCCCTGGACTCGACCAACGAAGCCGCGGTCCAGGCAGCCCTGACCGAGGCACTCGCCGGGCGCACCGCCGTCGTTATTGCCCACCGGCTGTCCACGATCCGTTCCGCGGACAAGATCCTGGTGGTCGAGGGCGGCCGGATCATCGAGCAGGGCACCCACCCGGAGCTGCTCGCGCAGGCCGGCCGGTACGCCGAGCTGTACCGCACGCAGTTCCAGACGGAAGAGGCGCCGGTGCGCTGA
- a CDS encoding ROK family transcriptional regulator has protein sequence MQRGTNLGRLGGYNQAVILDTIRRAHDGVARVELVERTGLSPQTISNVVRRLVDQGLVREDRKTVSGPGKPRTVLELEVSSRFAIGIHLDPAVMTVVALNLTGQVVARARHAMPGGPKPDGTVESMAVAVNGLIEEAGLDRARILGVGLAAPGPISLPEGMMVSPPMLPGWDRVPLREPLERLIDLPVLLDKDVTAAVVAELWAGEREAPANFVFIYLGTGLGAGVALGGEVLRGSSGNIGEIGHFPVPDEVPLCGCGRRNCVGMSLNFAGLIRQAIDAGIFPPNHDAQQLPETTAAILELIQLAESGHPEALSILRRAARNLAFAVAQVVNVLDVDTVIFGGPLWDPLSELGLPVLREELPREVVAREIHGLEVVGSSQGPEVGAIGGACLILDDAFSPRASGLLLGN, from the coding sequence ATGCAGCGTGGTACCAATCTGGGCCGCCTCGGGGGCTACAACCAGGCGGTCATCCTTGATACGATCCGCCGCGCCCATGACGGAGTGGCCAGGGTCGAGCTCGTGGAACGCACCGGGCTGTCGCCGCAGACCATCTCGAACGTGGTGCGGCGGCTGGTAGACCAAGGCCTGGTGCGGGAGGACCGGAAGACAGTCTCGGGCCCCGGCAAGCCGCGGACGGTGCTCGAGCTCGAGGTTTCCAGCCGCTTCGCAATCGGCATCCACCTTGACCCGGCCGTGATGACCGTGGTGGCCCTGAACCTCACCGGCCAGGTCGTCGCGCGGGCCCGCCACGCGATGCCCGGCGGCCCGAAACCGGACGGCACCGTAGAGTCCATGGCCGTGGCCGTGAACGGCCTGATTGAGGAGGCCGGCCTGGACCGCGCCCGCATCCTCGGTGTCGGGCTGGCTGCCCCCGGCCCGATCAGCCTGCCTGAGGGCATGATGGTCTCGCCGCCGATGCTGCCGGGCTGGGACCGGGTGCCGCTGCGGGAACCGCTGGAACGCCTGATCGACCTGCCGGTACTGCTGGACAAGGACGTTACGGCGGCGGTGGTGGCCGAGCTCTGGGCCGGTGAACGCGAGGCCCCGGCCAACTTCGTCTTCATCTATCTCGGCACCGGCCTGGGTGCCGGCGTGGCCCTCGGCGGCGAGGTGCTGCGCGGTTCTTCCGGCAACATCGGCGAGATCGGCCACTTCCCGGTGCCGGACGAGGTCCCGCTGTGCGGCTGCGGCCGGCGCAACTGCGTGGGCATGAGCCTCAACTTCGCCGGGCTGATCCGCCAAGCAATCGACGCCGGGATCTTTCCGCCGAACCACGATGCGCAGCAGCTGCCAGAGACCACCGCGGCGATCCTCGAGCTCATCCAGCTGGCGGAATCGGGCCACCCGGAGGCGCTCTCCATCCTGCGCCGAGCCGCGCGGAACCTCGCCTTCGCCGTCGCACAGGTGGTCAACGTGCTCGACGTGGACACGGTGATCTTCGGGGGACCGCTCTGGGACCCGCTGTCGGAGCTCGGACTGCCGGTTCTGCGAGAGGAGTTGCCCCGTGAGGTCGTCGCCCGCGAAATCCACGGGCTGGAAGTGGTGGGCTCCTCCCAGGGCCCCGAGGTCGGCGCGATCGGCGGGGCGTGCCTGATCCTCGACGACGCCTTTTCGCCGAGGGCCAGCGGGCTGCTGTTGGGCAACTGA
- a CDS encoding FdhF/YdeP family oxidoreductase: MARPAPVNDINENELEVHDPKSAAAGVKAVMVSMERGFSQAGVNRTVRSMLRVNQHGGFDCPGCAWPESITGARKPAEFCENGAKAIAEENTVRTVGPEFWAAHSIAELEAKTEYWLGHQGRISEPVMIREGETHYSPVSWAEAFNVIGEHIRSTTPDRCVFYTSGRTANETAFLYQLFARSLGTNNLPDCSNMCHESSGSALNPTIGIGKGTVSLEDLGEAELIFVVGQNPGTNHPRMLSALKECRENGGKVVAINPLPEAGLLNFKDPQDPASLLRGGAQIADEFLQVKVGGDLALFQAFGHLLLEEEERVPGSVVDKAFIEAQTEGFEAYREARREIDWEETERATGISRMEISAIAGILAKSKATIICWALGLTQQPHSVDTLKEIINLLLLQGNFGKPGAGACPVRGHSNVQGDRTMGIWEKPKEWLLEALDKEFGIQSPREHGFDSTEALQAFEEDNVDVFVSLGGNFALANADTAALEAGMKRAGLTVHISTKPNRSHVVHGRTSIILPTLGRTDTDDKHPKGAQFLSVEDSMSVVHSTRGRLAPVSDHLLAEPVIVARMAQAALGDDHPVDWRAMAEDYDVIRDHISRVLPGFENFNERIRNKNGFVLPNPPRDSRSFATDIGRARFTVSPLEYLEAPEGHLILQTMRSHDQYNTTFYGLDDRYRGISNGRRVVLVHPEDLESLGFADRDLVDVVSTFRGTERRADRFRLVAYPTARGCAAAYFPEANALVHRELVARESNTPGFKAMTVRFEPHQADQLS; encoded by the coding sequence ATGGCCCGCCCTGCACCTGTAAATGACATCAATGAGAACGAACTCGAAGTCCACGACCCCAAGTCCGCCGCGGCGGGGGTCAAGGCCGTCATGGTCTCGATGGAACGGGGATTCTCCCAAGCCGGCGTGAACCGGACCGTACGCTCCATGCTGCGGGTCAACCAGCACGGGGGCTTCGACTGCCCGGGCTGCGCCTGGCCCGAATCGATCACCGGGGCGCGCAAACCGGCCGAGTTCTGCGAGAACGGCGCCAAGGCCATCGCGGAAGAGAACACCGTGCGCACCGTCGGCCCGGAGTTCTGGGCCGCGCACTCGATCGCCGAGCTGGAAGCGAAGACCGAGTACTGGCTGGGCCACCAGGGCCGCATCAGCGAGCCGGTGATGATCCGCGAGGGCGAGACCCACTACAGCCCCGTGTCCTGGGCCGAGGCGTTTAACGTCATCGGCGAGCACATCAGGTCGACGACGCCGGACCGCTGCGTCTTCTACACCTCCGGCCGGACCGCGAACGAGACGGCGTTCCTGTACCAGCTCTTCGCGCGCTCGCTCGGGACGAACAACCTGCCGGACTGCTCGAACATGTGCCACGAGTCCTCCGGCTCCGCGCTGAACCCGACCATCGGGATCGGCAAGGGCACGGTTTCGCTGGAGGACCTGGGCGAGGCCGAACTGATCTTCGTCGTCGGGCAGAATCCCGGGACGAACCACCCGCGGATGCTCTCGGCGCTGAAGGAATGCCGGGAGAACGGCGGCAAGGTGGTCGCCATCAACCCGCTGCCGGAAGCCGGGCTGCTCAACTTCAAGGATCCCCAGGATCCGGCCAGCCTGCTGCGGGGCGGCGCGCAGATCGCCGACGAATTCCTGCAGGTCAAGGTCGGCGGCGACCTGGCGCTGTTCCAGGCGTTCGGGCACCTGCTGCTCGAGGAAGAGGAACGGGTCCCCGGTTCGGTGGTCGACAAGGCCTTCATCGAAGCGCAGACCGAGGGTTTCGAGGCCTACCGCGAGGCCCGCCGGGAGATCGACTGGGAAGAGACGGAGAGGGCCACCGGGATCTCCCGGATGGAGATCTCCGCAATCGCCGGCATCCTCGCGAAGTCCAAGGCGACCATCATCTGCTGGGCGCTGGGGCTGACCCAGCAGCCGCATTCGGTGGACACGCTGAAGGAGATCATCAACCTCCTGCTCCTGCAGGGCAACTTCGGCAAGCCCGGCGCCGGTGCCTGCCCGGTCCGCGGCCACTCCAACGTCCAGGGCGACCGCACCATGGGCATCTGGGAGAAGCCCAAGGAATGGCTCCTCGAGGCCCTGGACAAGGAATTCGGCATCCAGTCCCCGCGCGAGCACGGCTTCGACTCGACCGAGGCGCTGCAGGCGTTCGAAGAGGACAACGTGGACGTGTTCGTCTCGCTCGGCGGCAACTTCGCGCTCGCCAACGCGGACACGGCGGCACTCGAAGCGGGCATGAAGCGTGCCGGGCTGACCGTGCACATCTCCACCAAGCCCAACCGGTCCCACGTGGTGCACGGCCGCACTTCCATCATCCTGCCCACGCTGGGCCGGACCGACACGGACGACAAGCACCCCAAGGGCGCCCAGTTCCTCTCCGTCGAGGACTCCATGTCCGTGGTCCACTCGACCCGCGGCCGGCTCGCCCCGGTCTCCGACCACCTGCTGGCCGAGCCGGTGATTGTGGCGCGCATGGCGCAGGCTGCCCTGGGCGATGACCACCCGGTGGACTGGCGGGCCATGGCGGAGGACTACGACGTCATCCGCGACCACATCTCCCGCGTGCTGCCCGGCTTTGAGAACTTCAACGAGCGGATCCGCAACAAGAACGGCTTCGTGCTGCCCAACCCGCCGCGCGATTCCCGCTCGTTCGCCACGGACATCGGACGGGCACGCTTCACGGTCAGCCCGCTGGAGTACCTCGAAGCCCCGGAGGGCCACCTGATCCTGCAGACCATGCGGAGCCACGACCAGTACAACACGACGTTCTACGGGCTCGACGACCGCTACCGCGGCATCTCCAACGGACGCCGGGTGGTCCTGGTGCACCCGGAGGACCTGGAAAGCCTGGGCTTCGCGGACCGCGACCTCGTGGACGTGGTGAGCACGTTCCGCGGCACGGAGCGGCGGGCCGACCGGTTCCGGCTGGTGGCATATCCGACGGCGCGGGGCTGCGCGGCGGCCTATTTCCCGGAAGCCAACGCGCTGGTCCACCGGGAGCTGGTGGCGCGTGAATCCAACACGCCCGGCTTCAAGGCGATGACGGTGCGCTTCGAGCCGCACCAGGCCGACCAGCTGAGCTGA
- a CDS encoding molybdopterin molybdotransferase MoeA has product MSAEPDSVAWATAREKAWSAGREALGQDPAGPAETVPLERCLGLVLAERVAAQLPVPHYASSAMDGWTVSGAGPWLLKPPGSALRSGEAAPVVTGGLIPEGTDAVLRSEYGVLGERHGRPLLDRAPGVSGEEPAPGRHIRPAGEEAAAGDTVVPAGTRLTPAHLAIAAVCGHDGLPVHPAPEVALLLTGDEVVTSGLPAPGHVRDTFGPTLPAIVSALGGKPFPPRRLPDDFAATRAAIDGCGGRVVVTTGGTGHSRADHLRAVLKAAGAQILVPSIRMRPGHPALLARLADGRLVVGLPGNPLAAMMALLTLGAPLLAGLTGRQLPPLDSVQSGARFAPLEGRHRLVPYALDEQGAVPADHVGSAMMRGLAAAAGVVVVPPEGARRGQQLPTLPLPW; this is encoded by the coding sequence GTGAGCGCCGAGCCTGACTCCGTTGCCTGGGCAACGGCCAGGGAGAAAGCCTGGTCGGCCGGCCGCGAAGCTCTTGGACAGGACCCCGCCGGGCCGGCCGAAACCGTCCCGCTGGAGCGGTGCCTGGGCCTGGTCCTCGCCGAGCGGGTGGCCGCGCAGCTGCCGGTTCCGCACTATGCCTCGTCCGCCATGGACGGCTGGACGGTGTCCGGTGCCGGGCCCTGGCTGCTGAAGCCTCCGGGCAGCGCCCTGCGGTCGGGCGAAGCGGCACCGGTTGTCACCGGTGGCCTGATCCCCGAAGGCACGGACGCGGTGCTGCGCAGCGAATACGGCGTGCTCGGAGAGCGGCACGGGCGGCCGCTGCTGGACCGTGCTCCGGGCGTTTCCGGCGAGGAACCCGCGCCCGGCCGGCACATCCGTCCCGCGGGCGAGGAGGCCGCCGCCGGGGACACGGTCGTGCCGGCGGGAACCCGGCTGACGCCGGCCCATCTAGCCATTGCGGCCGTCTGCGGCCACGACGGCCTGCCGGTCCACCCGGCTCCCGAGGTCGCCCTGCTGCTCACCGGCGACGAGGTCGTGACCTCGGGGCTCCCGGCCCCGGGCCACGTCCGCGACACCTTCGGGCCGACGCTGCCGGCCATCGTCTCCGCCCTCGGCGGCAAGCCGTTCCCGCCCCGCCGGCTGCCCGACGATTTTGCTGCGACCCGCGCGGCCATCGATGGCTGCGGGGGCCGCGTCGTCGTGACGACCGGCGGTACCGGGCATTCGCGCGCGGACCATCTCCGCGCCGTGCTGAAGGCGGCGGGCGCGCAGATCCTGGTCCCTTCCATCCGCATGCGCCCGGGCCACCCGGCCCTGCTCGCCCGCCTTGCCGACGGCCGGCTGGTGGTCGGGCTGCCCGGCAATCCGCTGGCGGCCATGATGGCCCTCCTCACCCTCGGCGCGCCGCTGCTCGCAGGCCTGACCGGCCGGCAGCTTCCGCCGCTGGACAGCGTGCAGTCCGGCGCCCGCTTCGCGCCCCTCGAGGGCAGGCACCGGCTCGTCCCGTACGCGCTCGACGAGCAGGGCGCCGTGCCGGCAGACCACGTCGGATCGGCGATGATGCGCGGCCTCGCAGCGGCGGCCGGCGTCGTCGTTGTTCCCCCGGAAGGTGCGCGCCGGGGACAGCAGCTGCCTACCTTGCCGCTGCCGTGGTGA